In a genomic window of Chrysemys picta bellii isolate R12L10 chromosome 1, ASM1138683v2, whole genome shotgun sequence:
- the LOC135977294 gene encoding olfactory receptor 52K1-like yields MPQQDNLSDSNSTGSDPSVFFLTGIPGLESLHLWISIPFSSVFTVALLGNCTLLYVIKTEPSLHKPMFYFLTMLAVIDLVLSTSTMPKILSIFWFNSREISLNGCLVQMFFLHSFSIMQTALLLAMAFDRYVAICNPLRYATILTNSVIAKIGLAALARAVLLVLPLPFVLRRLPYCRSHIISHCYCEHMAVVNLACADTRFNNVYGIIVAFFIVGLDLMFISLSYVKILRAVLSLASKEEKLKAFSTCVAHLWAILVAYTPVVLSSIIYRFGHPVPPHVHILLANFYLLFPPMMNPIVYGVKTKQIRDRVLLLFRWKSF; encoded by the coding sequence ATGCCACAACAAGACAACCTGTCAGATTCCAACAGCACAGGCTCTGATCCATCAGTGTTCTTCCTGACAGGCATCCCGGGGCTGGAATCTCTGCacctctggatctccatccccttctcctCAGTGTTCACCGTGGCCCTTCTAGGAAACTGCACCCTCTTGTATGTTATCAAGACAGAGCCCTCCCTACACAAGCCCATGTTCTATTTCCTCACCATGCTGGCCGTCATCGACCTGGTTTTATCCACCTCCACCATGCCGAAAatactgagcatcttctggtttaattccagggagatcagctTAAACGGCTGCCTGGTGCAGATGTTTTTCCTTCACTCGTTCTCCATCATGCAgactgctctgctgctggccatggccTTTGACAGGtacgtggccatctgcaaccCCCTGCGGTACGCCACCATCCTGACCAACTCAGTGATAGCAAAGATCGGGCTGGCGGCTTTGGCCCGGGCTGTTCTCCTagtgctccctctgcccttcGTCCTCAGGAGGCTGCCCTACTGCAGGTCACACATCATCTCCCATTGCTACTGTGAGCACATGGCCGTGGTCAATCTGGCCTGTGCTGACACCAGGTTTAATAACGTCTATGGGATCATTGTTGCTTTCTTCATTGTGGGGCTGGATCTGATGTTCATCTCCCTATCGTATGTCAAGATCCTAAGGGCTGTCTTAAGCCTGGCATCCAAGGAAGAGAAACTCAAGGCTTTTAGCACCTGTGTTGCCCACCTTTGGGCCATCTTAGTGGCCTACACACCAGTGGTTCTCTCCTCAATAATTTACAGGTTCGGCCACCCAGTCCCCCCACACGTACACATCCTGCTGGCCAATTTCTACCTCCTCTTTCCTCCCATGATGAACCCCATCGTGTACGGTGTGAAAACCAAACAGATTCGTGACCGGGTGCTTCTCCTGTTCCGATGGAAAAGCTTCTAG
- the LOC101941669 gene encoding olfactory receptor 52K1-like, giving the protein MPQQDNLSGSNSTGSDPSVFFLTGIPGLESLHLWISTPFCSMFTMALLGNCTLLYVIKTEPSLHKPMFYFLAMLAVIDLVLSTTTVPKILSIFWFNSREISFNTCLVQMFFLHSFFIMQTAVLLAMAFDRYVAICNPLRYVTILTNSVIAKIGLAALARAVLLMVPLPFLLKRLPYCRSHIISHCYCEHMAVVNLACANTRFNNIYGIIVAFFIVGLDLIFIFLSYVKLLRAVLSLALKDEQLKALGTCGSHLCAILVAYTPVVLSSIIHRFGRHVAPHVHILLANLYLLFPPMMNPIVYGVKTKQIRDRVRLLFRGKSF; this is encoded by the coding sequence ATGCCACAACAAGACAACCTGTCAGGTTCCAACAGCACAGGCTCTGATCCATCAGTGTTCTTCCTGACGGGCATCCCGGGGCTGGAATCTCTGCACCTCTGGATCTCCACCCCCTTCTGCTCAATGTTCACCATGGCCCTTCTAGGAAACTGCACCCTCTTGTATGTTATCAAGACAGAGCCCTCCCTACACAAGCCCATGTTCTATTTCCTCGCCATGCTGGCCGTCATCGACCTGGTTTTATCCACCACCACCGTGCCGAAAatactgagcatcttctggtttaattccagggagatcagctTTAACACCTGCCTGGTGCAGATGTTTTTCCTTCACTCGTTCTTCATCATgcagactgctgtgctgctggccATGGCCTTTGACAGGtacgtggccatctgcaaccCCCTGCGGTACGTCACCATCCTGACCAACTCAGTGATAGCAAAGATCGGGCTGGCAGCTTTGGCCCGGGCTGTTCTGCTAATGgtccccctgcccttcctcctcAAGAGGCTGCCCTACTGCCGGTCACACATCATCTCCCATTGCTACTGTGAGCACATGGCCGTGGTCAATCTGGCCTGTGCCAACACCAGGTTCAATAACATCTATGGGATCATTGTTGCTTTCTTCATTGTGGGGCTGGATCTGATATTCATCTTCCTATCGTATGTCAAGCTCCTAAGGGCTGTCTTAAGCCTGGCATTGAAGGATGAGCAGCTCAAGGCTTTGGGCACCTGTGGCTCCCACCTTTGCGCCATCTTAGTGGCCTACACACCAGTAGTCCTCTCCTCAATAATTCACAGGTTCGGGCGCCATGTTGCCCCACACGTACACATCCTGCTGGCCAATCTCTACCTCCTCTTTCCTCCCATGATGAACCCCATCGTGTACGGTGTGAAAACCAAACAGATTCGTGACCGGGTGCGTCTCCTGTTCCGAGGGAAAAGCTTCTAG